The nucleotide window GTCCTGAGCTAAAACCACCAACCTATACTCATCACTATCTGAATCTGTTATTGCACGTCTTAAACTGATTTCTCCAGTTTGCTGTGAAATTACAAATGGGACTTTTACTGTAGAATCCATAAAACTGTAAGTTATCCAAGCGTTATATCCAGAATCAAGGTCTACTGCTTTCACTTTAGTAACCAGATGTCCTGGATGTGCAGTATTTGATGTTTTAATTGTTGTTTCCAGAAAATTTGGTAAAAATGAGGGTGCATTGTCATTTATGTCctgaatgaaaatatttagaGTAAGGTTAGAACCAAGTGGAGGAAGGCCAGCATCAGTAGCTCTTATATGACACTGAAAGTAAGCGACTTGCTCGTGGTCAAATGATAACAGTGCAAATATCTTTCCAGTCTCAGGATTGATGGAAATATAAGAAGATATGGGAATTCCATCAACTGTGCTGTCCGTCAGTGAAAATGTAATGAAGGAGTTCTGGCCAATATCCAAATCAGATGCAGATACAGTGTAGACATGAACACCTGGTGGGTTGTTTTCCTTGATAAAAATTGTGTCGATAGCCTGAATAAACTGCGGGGTATTGTCATTGACATCACTTATGTCAATTTTAACAGTTTTTGCTACAGACAAAGGTGGAAAACCCTCATCAGTTGCAGTAATTACAATGTCATATAAAGACTTTTGTTCTCGGTCCAATGGTGCattaacagttaaagaaaaatcTCCCATGAAAGTTGGAATTAATTTAAAGGGTGTATGGTCAGATATGCGACAATTAACTTTTCCATTTGATCCTGAATCTCTATCATGTACACTTATAATTGCAATGATTGTCCCTTGTGAGGCATCCTCAGGAACAGGAACTGATAGCGACATTACTGTCATCTCTGGAGGATTATCATTAACATCCACCACAGTCACCAAAACCTTGCAATGGCCAACCATTGGATTTTCCGCATGATCAGTAGCATCAATTGAAAGTTCATATCTTTTGGTAGTTTCAAAGTCTAAGCTCCTTATTAGTGTAATGTCTCCTGTGTGGGGATCcagtttaaaaatgtcttttattcgTGGTGATAAAAGGTTGCTTAAGGTATATGTGATTTCACCATTTTTACCTTGGTCAAGGTCAGTAGCATTCAACCTCATTATTAAAGTCCCTAAAACAGCATTTTCTGGTATACTACACTGGATGAATGGCTGGTCAAACTGAGGAGAATTGTCATTGGCATCTTCTACAATGACTATAATCTGTGTGGTGCCACTTAACCTTGGCTTGCCTCCATCATAGGATATAAGGGTAAGGTTGTGAACAGACTGTTTTTCTCTGTCAAGTGACTTCTTCATTACCAGTTCTAGTGTGCGAATATGGTTCAAATATTTCTGGAAATCTAGTGTAAAATAATCACATGCACTTAGTTCATAGCTTGTGATTGTATTTAACCCAACATCAGCATCAATGGCTCCCTCTAGTGGGAAACGTGAGCCTGCAGGTTTTAACTCTGATATTAGTAGGTTGTATTCTCCAAAGGGAAAAGCTGGACTGTTGTCATTTATATCTTCTATTTCCACCTCAACACGATAAATATGCACAGGTTTATCTACAATAATCTGAAGAGGAATAACACAGACTGTTGAATCTAAACATAGCTTTTCCCTGTCTattatattattaacaaataagATTCCATTTTGCAGATTCACCTGGAAATATTCCTTCTCATCCCTAGAAACAACACGTAACATTCTGGAATTGATCTCACCCATGTCGAGTCCCAGATCCTGAGCAATTCTCCCAACAAAGGTGCCATGTTTGGATTCTTCTGTGATAACATAATGCAGCTGACAGAAGATGAATTCCCAAGACATCTGCAGCAATATGAAATGGACCAACCAGCCTCTAGCTTCATAATCTTCAATGTAGTTGACCATTTCTTGACTTTAAAGGTAATTGGAATAATATCTTCTAATACCATTTATGATGTATAGAGTTTATGAAGGCTGAGCAGAATTCAGACacaaattcagacagaaatttttataaaataacatgtcGATCAGGCAAAGATGGAAGAAAGATGGAGCTTGGAGTGAAATGTAAGTGAGCAGTGACATCTAGCTTTCAATTAAGATTTTACAACAggcaaaaatgtatataaaagttcACTTTCATGGTTAGCCTACTTAACATAATGGCAGCATGTGTAAGGTAAAAGGAACTGTGTTGTTGTATGTaagtatgcattaaaaaaagatataaattgtAAGTCATGGTGTAATATagtgctgttttttgtttgttgtggcacTAAAGTTTTCATATTAGTCATTATTTATTCAAATCCATTAATTAGATATTTGTCCTAGGTATATTTTTCTAGTATTTGCTCTTCTTGTGGTTTGACCTTAGGTTACTAGTTCATCGCTATATTACAAATTTTGATGATTCATTTTTCTTCTGAagaccaaaaaatgtaaaatgtacacttaaagtaaaatgtactttaagtGTAATGAATCTGATATAAAGTCATAAAGAGTacaactaatattaatatatatctttattttaaaagcatgcatcatgtgaaaaaagaataatgcatttacatataaaaacCCGACATATTTTAACTGTTAGACCTGGTAAAATACAAAGACAAGAAAATGTAGCTGCATAATACTACTGGGGTTCTCGGGTCAAATCAAAGGTCACTATAAGAGTAATTGATTAAAGGCtaaattacactttaaagtaCATCTGAACCCTAATTTGATGATATTGGATTTGCAAAAACACCATGTGTCAcaattccatttttgttttttttagttgaaaatgaatttatataatttaaagtttactatgGACTACAATAAACAAATTGTGCCCTTTCTGGACACCTATATTAGAACCAATTAAGTAGGAAAAATTATTACTACATTGTTCAGAAAACAAACCGCTGGAAATACAATTTTGCATGCGGATAGTACACACCTCACTCCGCTAAAACAAAGCATTCCCTTCAGCCAAAATCTATGGCTAAGGAGAAACTGTACAGATGAGAAGAATTTTATTGTTGAGGCTTGAGCTCTTAAAGAAAGATTACTCCAGAGAGAATACAGTAAAAACCTTCTAAAAAAAGCCAACATAAAGCTTAGGCATTGAACAGACAGGAACTACTCTTCCAAAACAAACAACAAGAAACAGGACCTATAAGAATTATTAcaacatataacaaataatataaacaaattacaaacacaCTATCGTAATACTGGCATATCCTCAGTGGGGACCCTAACACATCTAAATTCTTATATCCAAAACTGAGAATTATGTTCAGAAAATCCCCTTCCCTCAAAGACTCACTTGTCTCGAGTCATCTTTGGGACAAGCCACCTTCGGGTACACACAATGTTAAGCAAGGAACTTACAAATGTGGAAAGTGTTCCCAGTTCAAATGGATTAAGGAACAAGAAATAACTAAACTTCCTACCAATAGTCAAAATAAACTACATCAGTATGTTCACTGCTCTTCAACTGGTTTAACTTACCTTATTACATGTATATGTGGGTTAGACCAAAAGGGCTTTTAGAAAGAGAATTTACGAACATGTTTaccgtttccccgattataaggcaccgtcttatattttttgaaatgccaaaatatgccctaggtcttattttcagggggatgtcttatttttccatgaagaagactacagtacacatttattgttgaaaatcactcccttctgatcactcatgttccattgattgtccccttctgatcactcatgtgccattcatacggtattccccttctgttcactcatgtgccgttcatattccccttctgatcactctatgccattgactgtccccttctgatcactctatgccattgattgtccctttctgttcacttaccgatacttaagtgtaactccgttagggcagggatctccgttagggcaggtaactccgttagggcagggatctccgttagggcaggtaactccgttagggcagggatctccgttagggcaggtaactccgttagggcagggatcagcagcttgctccctggttcagaatcgcgggggcgcgtgtgccgacttcttactttcagtttggcaatgcactgcagccaggaggagatacacactgcagccagcatcgaggagacacacacaggatcggatatcagaggatgtcttattcacgggtgagtgccttattttaattattttttcaaaaatc belongs to Pyxicephalus adspersus chromosome 2, UCB_Pads_2.0, whole genome shotgun sequence and includes:
- the LOC140323517 gene encoding protocadherin alpha-3-like isoform X4, with the protein product MVNYIEDYEARGWLVHFILLQMSWEFIFCQLHYVITEESKHGTFVGRIAQDLGLDMGEINSRMLRVVSRDEKEYFQVNLQNGILFVNNIIDREKLCLDSTVCVIPLQIIVDKPVHIYRVEVEIEDINDNSPAFPFGEYNLLISELKPAGSRFPLEGAIDADVGLNTITSYELSACDYFTLDFQKYLNHIRTLELVMKKSLDREKQSVHNLTLISYDGGKPRLSGTTQIIVIVEDANDNSPQFDQPFIQCSIPENAVLGTLIMRLNATDLDQGKNGEITYTLSNLLSPRIKDIFKLDPHTGDITLIRSLDFETTKRYELSIDATDHAENPMVGHCKVLVTVVDVNDNPPEMTVMSLSVPVPEDASQGTIIAIISVHDRDSGSNGKVNCRISDHTPFKLIPTFMGDFSLTVNAPLDREQKSLYDIVITATDEGFPPLSVAKTVKIDISDVNDNTPQFIQAIDTIFIKENNPPGVHVYTVSASDLDIGQNSFITFSLTDSTVDGIPISSYISINPETGKIFALLSFDHEQVAYFQCHIRATDAGLPPLGSNLTLNIFIQDINDNAPSFLPNFLETTIKTSNTAHPGHLVTKVKAVDLDSGYNAWITYSFMDSTVKVPFVISQQTGEISLRRAITDSDSDEYRLVVLAQDHGDPIMTALTQITISLVESGEEMKLDHQESNGYNDAFSDANVYLVISICIISSIFLITLIAFTVLRWQKYRDEVNDLKESYKVCSNTGGSWMYSQESQYKLYLNSTQPKNDLMVFTPSSQTTGNGNTSGEAVIPNSFTPKHPNPDWRYSASLKAAMQGAVHMEGAAVLRGAAVGLEQQWPTVSSATPEPGGGEVSPPVGAGVNCNSWTFKYGPGNPKQPVPQIPPDFPENFIIPGSPAIISIRQDQPSTQAHKSNFITFGKKEETKKKKKKKKGNKNQEKANNNAADNNDQ